A window of Malania oleifera isolate guangnan ecotype guangnan chromosome 2, ASM2987363v1, whole genome shotgun sequence genomic DNA:
cgtatattacaaaggaaatgcacgtttgggaaaatactgctattatgttgaaatgtatatatatgtatgagatgtcagaaattatgatttttagaatacaatgtatgactttatacagcaaatgtgtgacatgaatattactttacgtgaaatgtattacgatatgactttgttacgaatgaagcatgtttcaggaatatgaaatgttacagtacaaacgatgttgaaaatacatgataattgatttattgtcagaatgatatatatgaaatgatttcagtgcaaggccgtataaatatatgaaatgatttcggcgcaaggccgtatatatatgaaatgattttcagcCCGAGGCcctatttatgaaatgttcggcgcaaggcagTACGTATGAAATGATATTCGGCGCGAGGTCATAATTATGgaatgatgaaaaatgctataatatcatgtattatatgttattagaacccgcatattagtttagttcagttcaggagcacggtaccgtagcttatagatcagatatctatgatccaccccacaagggggtgggagatggatagtcgatgtggctttcagtagagtgtggaagTCCACCTAGTAGTCCAGAcgagggtgtggcgggtccatcgtacttacaaatatttttgactcggcaatggtcggtcaaccattgtcagatcccgctttcggactgcacaacccgtcatggggggtaatacatgacatcatctaactattcatcctaagtatgttttcactattattagctataacagacatttcatgatcagaatgaattattagaaaatatgaaagtatatgattattccatcatgttatgatgtatgtttttagatatatgaaatgtactgagtatgtataactgcaataaatattcatgttggcacacaattttatttagtttattttttcttactgggaagtgtctcacccccaaacattaaatgattttcaggaaacccagagagatcgGCGGGTCAAGGCCACCGTTGAGTGAGTTGAACTTTCCTACTAGAAGGATAAACATTGAtataggatcaggagatttttgttgtatgatcctagggtcattttgatgttttggaagttgtatataaatacagtattttggtggtgtagtaaattctggtattatttattcaatgattttgaaaatgtgatttatatttactgctgctgaGGTTTCCGCTTTGATtaacaggtgtccccattacccatgggttcaagttgacttttctatttattatgtttcattttatattaagatttttgaggtcattacagtaTATATACTTACTGTGcataaaaaccctaaattttCACATTCCAGTCAACTGACCACATACCTCCACTCATCCGAACTCTCTGTTGTTAGTCTTTAAGTCAGATTTCACAAAGATTCAACTAATTAAACTTCAAGATCTCCTTCAATCTTTCATTTCCATCTCATTCTCAAGGATTTTTTCGGTTAGTTCTTTAGAAAAATGCCAAGAAACCAACATGTGGCTAACAAAGGTTCTTCTTCTGGAAAAGAGGATGCAAATGACATTGAAAAATGGTTAGTGGCTCCTCAAGCAAAACAAATCTATCGGAAACATCTTTGATCCACCGAACCCATTTTAGGTAAAATTTTGTGTAGAGACacagaaaaaataattttgtgtaacatgaatggattctataattgAAAGAGATCTTTTATTATCAACTCTAAAGGCTTTGCTATTTtcagcatatcctaggaagataccttcatctgatctagcatcaaattttcctaggacATCTTTGTCATTCAGAAtaaagcacttgcatccaaacacatggaagtaagatatatttggttttcttccTTTCTATAGTTCATATGGAGTCTTTTCTAAGTTGGTTCTAAGTgagactctattcattacataacacgcggtgtttaccgcttcagcctaaaaatatttaggcaGGTTATGTTCGTTTAGCATGGTCCTGACCATCTCCTAAAGTGACCCTTTTTTCCTCACAACAACTCCAGTTTGTTGAGGTGTGTGGGGAGCTAAGAAGTTGTGTGATATTCCATGTTCAGTACAATAATCTTCAACATctctatttttaaattctctccctcaatcactcctaatatttatattttatatatatatatattgacgcAACAAAAAAATTGCTTCAATATTTATTcaattcaagttttttttttatcaatatcaatatcaattaaaataaatacttattGTTAAGATTGTGAGGCTCTGAGCAGTAGCTTCAATATTTAATCAATACAAAATTTTTTTATcaatatcaatataaatataaataaatacttattgTTAACACTATGAGTGTAGGTAGTAGCAATGTGGCATTGATTACTGAACAGTGAACACTATGAAACTGTGAGTTGTATCCCACTATCTTGTGTGACAGCATGCATGCGCCTCGTCGTGGGGTGTGGGCACTAGGTAGTGGATTGGGTGGGTTGGGGCTTTGGGGGGAGGGGTGTTGGGCTTTTatggttaattaattaatagaCTTTTAAGCTATTGGAGGATATCCGCGGGATAAACCTAACCCGATTAGCTAAAGGGATAAATATAAAATGGATAACTATATTCAACTCATTTAACAGGCAGATCGATTATAAGTCGGTTAAAACAAGTTGGATTATGTTTGAATTAACGGATTTGTATCCATTTTACCATGTTTAGTAATACCAAACTATCCCTAAGTTAGTAACTAATTTAAGTATTAAAATCATTATTATGAACCACTAGGCTTTTAcattcttaaatttttaaaagctaaTAAGAAAGTCAATAGTCCACCCTTCACCTAACCAACCGTGGAATTTCAAGAGTAtactttctcatatatatatatatatatataccttacaATGTGTAGAGACCAAAACAGTGCCATCAAAATACAACATTGCATCATTTCAATGCTACTTATGACTAGCTCAATTTATGCCTATAATTTGTCACTTGCATTATTAAAGAGAATTTTGGAAAGCTTTTGAGAATCTCTTTCATACTCAAGTTATGAAAAGGTGAAGATAAGAAAATAAAGTGAACAAGCATCACTTAAAAACTTTTTTTTCCTTAGTCTTAATACATAGGTTAGTTAAGGATAACAATGAAGTAGGCCACGAGTTTCCCTTGTGTTCTTAAGAGTCTCCATTAAGTAATTGAGAAATTGAATGGAAAAAGCCTAAAAAACTATATACTTTCAAACTAATGCCCACCAAATATGTGGCACTCAAACATAAGTTAGGAAAAAACATGTTTGATTTTTGTTAGCTGGTACAGATTATAAAGTTTTCTCAACTCCAAAAGTTAGTTCGTGGGATGAGACTTTCTCTTACATTTAATAATTGACCATATGCCTCTTCCATAACCGATGTGGAATATAACCCCAACAATCCCCCTCTATCACATCGGGTTTTAAATCAATAGCCCCACGTACCCAACATCTTAGGAAGAATGTTGAACCAAAACTTTGATACCAATAGtaggtggtttagggttttctcaATCCCAAAAGTTAATTCATGGAATAAGACTTTCTCTCACACTTAGTAACTAACCACCAGCCGTTTCAACAACCAATGTGTAATAATCCAACAATTTTACTAATGCCAAATACATAAGAGTGACCATTTCACCTCATTAATTTAAATGACAAGAACATTCAATTGATATGATATAGTtaatccaatcaattaaacaaattaattaaaaagttCCAATTAAGAAATTAAGCAAACCAAACCAAATTATTCTCTTACCCAAACCAATTAACAATtaaatcaaacaatcaatttatatttattattaatatataaatattatatatatgtatatataaaaactactaatatgtataaataatcATTTGATTTGATTAACCAACTTAAACAATCCCTATCATacaaaaaaccaatttttttactACAATAAAAATCAAACTGACCAAATTATTGTATTACTCAAACTCTGTATTTGATAGCATAAActtcaaattttatatttgaattttgaatatcttTATTTTGATGGTTTCTAATGATGAAACTAtttttatgatgatattaacaGTCATTCGGATACCGATCCCTTGAAAATCTTAataaataacatatttcaaacatttttttgTAGTCAATCCATTCTGAAATTTGACAGTGACATGACCCTGATTTTTAAAAAGCTGTTTTTCAATATCTCATTGTTCTTTTCCCATTGTTTAGGGGCAAACAATTTACAGGACGCTGCTTAGCAAATTGGATATGACAATGATTCGTTCACCAATCCAAATGAAGACAGGATTGAATCAATCTGAAACCAACGAGAAGTAGTGCATTCTCCAAAAGTATGTCAAATTTCAAAATCCATCCAAACTTAAACATCGCTAAATTTCCAGATTTACATCTCCAGTAATACCAAATCCAAAGAGTGCGACATACAGAGATAAACAGAGCCCTAACTACAATCAGATCCAAAAACAGATATAAAGCAAAGATAGATATGCGGCATGGTCCGTTTCTAGGCCCTCTCGCCGCGGATTCTACGCGCTAGCTGGATGTCCTTAGGCATGATAGTGACTCGCTTCGCGTGAATCGCGCAGAGATTGGTGTCCTCGAAGACTCCAACAAGGTAAGCCTCCGCGGCCTCCTGGAGCGCCGCAACAGCCCCGCTTTGGAACCGAAGATCCGTCTTGAAGTCCTGAGCGATCTCTCGAACCAACCTCTGGAAAGGGAGTTTGCGGATCAACAGCTCCGTGCTCTTCTGGTACCTTCTGATCTCCCTAAGAGCCACGGTCCCCGGCCTGAAGCGGTGGGGCTTCTTCACTCCGCCGGTCGCCGGAGCGGACTTCCTTGCGGCCTTGGTAGCCAGCTGCTTGCGTGGGGCCTTCCCTCCGGTGGATTTCCTTGCCGTCTGCTTCGTGCGAGCCATTTCGAAACCCGAAACTGCTTGGTTGAAGGGGTAATTACACACCAAGATGAGATGAAACTAGAAAATGGATTGATGTCGAAGCTTTTGAAGTGCGTTTTGTTGGAGGGCTTTTGTGGGGGGGTTTTATAGTCAAAGAGGTTTAGAGGCGGGAACAGTTAGTTTTGAACTTTGGGAGGGGGCGGGGTTGGAATTTGGTCTGGAGGACTGTAGCCGCTGGATTTCGTAAACATTGACGGATGCGATTCGTTCGCGGAGAGTGACACGGATTGCCACAATGTGTTCATCCTTGTACTGTCACGTGAATGCACGTGAGCGAGCCGTGCTGATTAATACCCTCGCAACCTCGTTAACAATTTCGTGGGTTGGGCTTGAATGGAACGGAAGCCCACTGTTCGCACCCATTTGGCTCAATAGAGTTTAGGATAGTGTTTGGGAGGATATactttaatatttagaaaaaatttactataattatatattatattttattcaaatctatataaatttaaatctaaaatctTGAATCCAAACGTCGAGTGATGCAATTGTGTCAAAGTTGCATTGTTGCATTTGCatttttctaaagaaaaatttgatATTAATCCTTTATAGTTTTTCAAGGTGTCTTTTGATTTGGTAGGCCAGAATCTACAACGTAAGGACTATAGCCTCGACtcaattcataaaaaaaaatattaataatacatATGTTATAGGATTAAAACAACATATTTTACAAAATTGTACCAATTCAATAAAAGATCTAAGACCAAGTAAACAAGGTTTGAaagattattttaatttttttagatttttttatttggagataatttaaataaacaatGTTGGATTCATAGATTCCTATGAatatccttttaaaattttcataaaatattttatttttatttaataagatACCAAAGTGGATGATTGATTCATTCCATGTTAGAAATAATTGCGAGAAATCTTTTGATAACACACATTCTTGTTTCTCAATGATATCCCACGATCAAGACAATTGACTGAATCCCGTTAAACCATTTCATACCATAGGCTTTCTATCCTGTACTCTTTCCATTGATCCCTCTTTTCATGCTCTGATATAAGTTGAGTTTCGAGTAGTAAATG
This region includes:
- the LOC131147900 gene encoding histone H3.2, with protein sequence MARTKQTARKSTGGKAPRKQLATKAARKSAPATGGVKKPHRFRPGTVALREIRRYQKSTELLIRKLPFQRLVREIAQDFKTDLRFQSGAVAALQEAAEAYLVGVFEDTNLCAIHAKRVTIMPKDIQLARRIRGERA